The proteins below come from a single Drosophila miranda strain MSH22 chromosome Y unlocalized genomic scaffold, D.miranda_PacBio2.1 Contig_Y1_pilon, whole genome shotgun sequence genomic window:
- the LOC117189610 gene encoding transient receptor potential cation channel protein painless-like has translation GRSNASQVGSCIQLLLEYGASPNLVDQGEFTPLHHVLQNGKIEAGTKLELIRLFLKQPQLDIDSYRNGQVRQMLRDQYPELPLPELREAGAEIDCERLLRTLRDGDENQFEQQFAEYHQKVSGNADNQCNANQEEYQSLLAESMKRGKQRAFEAILETGININPSKLSDISPVELAVIWGNHRALEKLLNHPQLRLTSHSKLLNAVISRLGEQLLDDFCDHQRCFQLLLESDRVDINEADKAGLVPLSYAVKYRNTKVAQELLRQGAYIGARSAFGDLPIQEMDPKVLEEHFDSCITTNGEKPGDQSFEIIINYKNLMRRQREPGQSDKRSIGHPHQLEDEMTPIAYIADSKELRYLLQHPLISSFLFLKWHRLSVIFYLNFLLYSLFTASIITHTLLKFHESDHTGLTALFGLFSWIGIVYLMIREVIQLAMSPLLYFRSITNLMEVALIVLSILTCMEASYDKETQRILAVFTILLVSVELCLLVGSLPVLSISTHMLMLRAVSSSFIKSFALYSIFVLTFSLCFYILFGKPQGDSSSPKDSTPEPAKEGEDDGHFNTFSVPIEALIKTIVMLTGEFNAGDIKFDSVYTYLIFLLFVFFMTIVLFNLLNGLAVSDTQAIKAQAELNGAIVRTNQLTRYEQVLTGRDGPSPS, from the exons ggacgatcgaatgcctctcaggtgggctcctgcattcagctgctgctcgagtacggagcctctccgaaTTTGGTGGATCAGGGCGAGTTCACGCCCCTCCACCATGTGCTGCAGAATGGAAAGattgaggcaggcactaagctggagctgatccgacttttcctgaaacaaccacagttggacattgacagctatcggaacgggcaggtacgccagatgctgagggatcagtatccggaactgccgttgccggagctgcgcgaggccggagcagagatcgactgcgagcgactcctccgcacgctgcgggacggagacgagaaccagttcgagcaacagttcgcggagtaccaccagaaggtcagcggaaacgcagacaaccaatgcaatgccaaccaggaggagtatcagtccctgctggcggagagtatgaagcggggcaagcagcgagcctttgaggccatcctcgagacgggcatcaacattaatccttcaaaattgagcgacatcagccccgtggagttggccgtaatctggggcaaccacagggcgctagagaagctgttgaatcatccgcagctgaggctgacatcgcattccaagctgctgaacgcggttatcagtcgcctgggtgagcagctgctggacgacttctgtgaccaccagcgctgcttccagctgctgctcgagagcgatcgtgtggacatcaatgaggcggacaaggctggcctggtgccactctcctatgcggtcaagtatcgcaacacaaaggtggcacaggagcttctacggcagggagcgtacatcggggcgagaagcgcgttcggagatcttcccatacaggagatggacccgaaagtgctggaggagcacttcgattcctgcatcaccaccaacggggagaagcccggtgaccagagtttcgagatcatcatcaactacaagaatctgatgagacgccagcgagagcccgggcagtcggacaagcggagcattggccatcctcaccaattggaggacgagatgactccaatcgcatacatcgccgattccaaggagctgcgttacctgctgcagcaccctctaatctcgagtttcctcttcctcaagtggcaccgcctctcggtgatcttctatctgaactttctactttactctctcttcactgcctccattatcacgcatacgctccttaagttccacgaaagcgaccacacgggcctgactgccctcttcggcctgttctcttggatagggattgtgtatctcatgatccgagaggtcatacagcttgccatgtcgccgctgctgtacttcaggtccatcacgaacctgatggaggtggctctcattgtcttgtcgatcctaacctgcatggaagccagctacgacaaggagacgcagcgcatactggccgtcttcaccattctgctggtgtccgtggagttgtgcctgctggttggctccctgccagttctctcaatttcgacgcacatgctcatgctgcgcgccgtctccagcagcttcatcaagagctttgctctctactcgatctttgtgcttacgtttagtctgtgcttctacatactgtttggcaagccccagggggattcctcctctccgaaggacagcacgccagagccagcaaaggagggagaagatgatggtcacttcaacacattctccgtgcccatcgaggcgctcatcaagacgattgtgatgctcacgggagaatttaatgccggtgacataaagtttgacagcgtctacacttacctgatcttcctgctctttgtgttcttcatgactattgtgctgttcaatctcctgaatggtctggctgtcagcgatactcag gcCATCAAGGCCCAGGCGGAACTGAACGGCGCCATTGTCCGCACCAATCAGCTGACCCGCTACGAGCAAGTTCTCACTGGCCGAGATGGACCCAGTCCCAGTTGA